The Christiangramia flava JLT2011 genome has a segment encoding these proteins:
- a CDS encoding NAD(P)/FAD-dependent oxidoreductase yields the protein MNKEITDILIIGAGPSGTIAAGYLEKKEVSVLVVEKEQFPRFTIGESLIPRVMDNLAEAGLLDTVKKQQYQKKFGARFIRGSEEAWFDFSKKYGKGWDWTWQVPRDHFDHTLALAIEEREVPIWYQAEVLQVHRTEEGWEVLIHHNGIQKTVFCRFIIDASGNGRVLARQLELEAPAKIEDHSSVFTQISEVSRPAGPEGEQISFEILNQRTWFWYIPFSNGNSSLGFVAPNQWFEQFSKNTSEAFQEMLEQTAYYKGRFDQDPIIFEPIKIQNISKNVSSLCGKGFALTGNSAEFLDPVFSSGVAFATESGLLAAKLAFRELQGEVVNWETEYSEYIRSGVKVFSTYVKAWYDGRLQRIFFSKYQNEQIKEQICAVLAGYVWDKSNPFVRNHERLVNNVALLAES from the coding sequence ATGAATAAGGAAATTACCGACATTCTCATTATCGGCGCCGGGCCTTCGGGAACTATTGCGGCGGGATATCTGGAGAAAAAAGAAGTATCGGTTCTGGTGGTGGAAAAAGAGCAATTCCCGCGATTTACCATTGGCGAAAGTCTCATTCCCAGGGTAATGGACAACCTGGCGGAAGCCGGCTTACTGGATACCGTAAAAAAGCAACAATATCAGAAAAAATTCGGTGCGCGATTTATTCGCGGTTCCGAAGAAGCCTGGTTCGATTTTAGTAAAAAATACGGAAAGGGCTGGGACTGGACCTGGCAGGTACCGCGAGATCATTTTGATCACACCCTGGCGTTAGCAATCGAAGAACGTGAAGTCCCGATCTGGTATCAGGCGGAAGTTCTGCAAGTTCATAGAACTGAAGAGGGCTGGGAAGTTCTCATCCATCATAACGGAATTCAAAAAACTGTTTTTTGCCGGTTCATTATCGATGCCAGCGGAAATGGCCGGGTCCTGGCCAGGCAGTTGGAACTGGAAGCCCCGGCAAAGATCGAGGACCACTCTTCTGTTTTTACTCAAATTTCAGAAGTTTCAAGGCCCGCGGGTCCTGAAGGAGAACAGATCAGCTTTGAGATCCTTAACCAACGAACCTGGTTCTGGTATATACCTTTTTCAAACGGGAATTCCAGTTTGGGTTTCGTGGCTCCAAACCAATGGTTTGAGCAGTTTAGTAAAAATACTTCGGAAGCTTTCCAGGAAATGCTAGAACAAACTGCGTACTATAAAGGCAGATTTGACCAGGACCCAATTATATTTGAACCTATCAAGATCCAGAATATCTCGAAAAACGTGAGCAGCCTTTGTGGAAAAGGTTTTGCACTCACCGGCAATAGCGCCGAATTCCTGGACCCGGTTTTTTCCTCGGGTGTGGCATTTGCTACGGAATCTGGCTTACTGGCGGCCAAACTGGCCTTTCGGGAACTTCAGGGTGAGGTCGTGAACTGGGAAACCGAATATTCGGAATACATCAGAAGCGGCGTGAAGGTTTTTTCAACCTATGTGAAAGCCTGGTATGATGGGCGATTGCAACGAATCTTCTTTTCGAAATATCAAAATGAGCAGATCAAAGAACAGATCTGCGCGGTTCTGGCAGGATACGTTTGGGACAAATCCAATCCATTCGTCCGGAACCACGAAAGATTGGTCAATAATGTGGCACTTTTAGCCGAATCGTAA